One Streptomyces umbrinus genomic window, GCCTTCCTTGCCGACCTTGTCCATCGCCTCGGCGATGAGCTCGCCGATCTGGGTGTCGGCGGCGGAGATGGAGGCCGTGGAAGCGATCTGCTCCTTGGTCTCGACATCCTTGGCCTGCTCAAGGAGGGCACCGGAGACGGCCTCGACGGCCTTCTCGATACCGCGCTTGAGAGCCATCGGGTTGGCGCCGGCGGCTACGTTGCGAAGGCCCTCGCGGACCAGCGCCTGCGCCAGAACGGTCGCGGTGGTCGTACCGTCACCGGCGACGTCGTCCGTCTTCTTGGCGACTTCCTTGACCAGCTCAGCGCCGATCTTCTCGTACGGGTCCTCGAGCTCGATCTCCTTGGCGATGGAAACACCATCGTTGGTGATCGTGGGGGCGCCCCACTTCTTCTCGAGGACGACGTTGCGACCCTTGGGACCAAGGGTGACCTTGACGGCGTCGGCGAGCTGGTTCATCCCGCGCTCGAGACCGCGCCGTGCCTCCTCGTCGAACGCGATGATCTTGGCCATGTGAAGTGGTCCTCCCGGACTGGGGTGGAATCTCCAGGACCGCGCCCGCGCCCGCGACGGACGGCCTGCCGACCTCGTGGTTCCTTGCCCCACCCGGCCTGCGGGCCTCACCGACCCGGTCCTCGTTATCACTCTCACCTTCAGAGTGCTAACGCCAATGATTAGCACTCGACCCATGCGAGTGCAAGCGGCTCACGATGATCCGCAGGTGGGAGCAGGTGGGAAGAGAGCGCACGGACGGGGCGCGAGCATGCCGAAGGGCCCGCACCCGGTGGGGTACGAGCCCTTCGGAAGAAGAACGTCGCTGCAGTAAGTCGGCGCGTGCTTCAGCCGGTCGCCAGTCGGACCATGTCCGCCTGCGGCCCCTTCTGGCCTTGCGAGATCTCAAAATCGACCCGCTGACCCTCTTCCAGGGTGCGGTAGCCGTCCATCTGAATCGCGCTGTAGTGGACGAAAACATCCGCACCACCGTCGACCGCGATGAAGCCGTACCCCTTCTCCGCGTTGAACCATTTGACGGTGCCCTGAGCCATGCCTAACTCCCCTATTACTGGCCCTTGCACAGACCCGCACTTCGCGGATCCGGGTCAGACCTCACCCCCCAACGGTTGGGGGTGTGCGCCGGAACGCGTCGACCGCGGCTGAATGTATCCGTCCAACTGCCGTCTGCAACAGGTCAATCCGACGAGAATTCCGGGCACGACCGATCGGGAATATGTGAAGAATTCACGAAGATTCAGGGCAAGTCGGGCCCCATGAATGCCATAAAAGGCTCAAAAAGGCGGGGCACTTTGGCTACTTCTTGTCGGGCTTCGGGCGGGATCTCAATGCGCCCGGCGTGCGGATCGAAGCAGGTTCCCCAACTGTACCGCGCTCAACCATACAGAATTGCCCCTTCCGCTTCTCTCACGGAGGGGGCAATTCGATGAACTCTCGGTGACGGCCGTTACCGAAGGTAATGATCAGCCCTCGGCACGGCTCCCGACGGTCAGCCGCCGGCGACGGCGGGAATGATCGACACCCCGGCCCCGTCCGGCGTCGCCGTCTCCAGCCCCTGCTCGAAGCGGACGTCGTCGTCGTTCACGTACACGTTGACGAACCGGCGCAGCTGCCCCTGGTCGTCCAGGACCCGGGCGGCGATCCCGGCATGGTTCTTCTCCAGGTCGGCGATGACCGCACCAAGAGTCCCACCCTCAGCAGAAACCTCGGCCTTGCCGCCCGTGTAGGTGCGCAGGATGGTGGGGATACGAACGTTGACGCTCATGGGGTTAGACCTCCGTCGGAGTGGGTGGCCCGTTCAGGGGCGCGGGGAACTGCGCAGTCTTTGTCTTTAGGGGCTCGGGGAACCGCGCAGTCTTCAGGGGCGCGGGCAACTGCGCGACCAGCCCCCACGCGCCCGCAGGATGAAACGACTAGCCGAGCCCAGCCTCACGGAAGGAATCCAGGTTCGGCCGGATCGTCGCGGTCAGCCCCGTGTCGGAAGCAACCGCGTCCAAGGTCTTCAGACCATCCCCGGTGTTGAGCACAACAGTGGTCAGACTCGGATCCAGCAGACCGTTCTCGATCAGCTTCTTCGCCACGCCCACCGTCACACCACCGGCGGTCTCCGCAAAGATCCCCTCGGTCCGCGCCAGCAACTTGATCGCGTCGACCACCTGCTCGTCGTTCACGTCCTCCACGGCCCCACCCGTACGCCGGGCGATATCGAGAACGTAAGGACCGTCCGCCGGGTTACCGATCGCGAGCGACTTCGCGATCGTGTTCGGCTTCTGCGGCCGTACGACGTCGTGCCCGGCCTTGTACGCCACGGACACCGGCGAGCAGCCCTCGGCCTGTGCACCGAAGATCTTGTACGGCTTGTCCTCGACGAGCCCGAGCTTGATCAGCTCCTGCAGGCCCTTGTCGATCTTCGTGAGCTGCGAGCCCGAGGCGATGGGCACGACGAGCTGGTCGGGCAGTTGCCAGCCGAGCTGCTCACAGATCTCGTACGCCAGGGTCTTGGAGCCCTCCGCGTAGTACGGCCGCAGGTTGACGTTGACGAAGCCCCAGCCCTCGCCGGCCGGGTCGCCGATCAGCTCGGAGCAGAAGCGGTTCACGTCGTCGTAGTTGCCCTCGATGCCGACGAGCTCGCCGCCGTAGACCGCGGCCATGACGACCTTGCCCTGCTCCAGGTCGTGCGGGATGAACACGCAGGACCGGAAGCCGGCGCGCGCGGCGGCGGCGCCCACCGCACCGGCGAGGTTGCCGGTGGAGGAGCAGGAGAGGGTGGTGAAGCCGAAGGCACGCGCGGCCTCCAGCGCCTGGGCGACGACACGGTCCTTGAAGGAGTGCGTC contains:
- a CDS encoding cold-shock protein — encoded protein: MAQGTVKWFNAEKGYGFIAVDGGADVFVHYSAIQMDGYRTLEEGQRVDFEISQGQKGPQADMVRLATG
- a CDS encoding MoaD/ThiS family protein — protein: MSVNVRIPTILRTYTGGKAEVSAEGGTLGAVIADLEKNHAGIAARVLDDQGQLRRFVNVYVNDDDVRFEQGLETATPDGAGVSIIPAVAGG
- the thrC gene encoding threonine synthase, producing MAAQTVASTTNSAPVANSVDLGPAAALSCRECGHRVPLGPVFACEECFGPLEIAYDFSAYDTEELRKRIEAGPANIWRYAPLLPVPADVADKPNINPGWTKLVQADNLARELGVDAGKLFVKDDSGNPTHSFKDRVVAQALEAARAFGFTTLSCSSTGNLAGAVGAAAARAGFRSCVFIPHDLEQGKVVMAAVYGGELVGIEGNYDDVNRFCSELIGDPAGEGWGFVNVNLRPYYAEGSKTLAYEICEQLGWQLPDQLVVPIASGSQLTKIDKGLQELIKLGLVEDKPYKIFGAQAEGCSPVSVAYKAGHDVVRPQKPNTIAKSLAIGNPADGPYVLDIARRTGGAVEDVNDEQVVDAIKLLARTEGIFAETAGGVTVGVAKKLIENGLLDPSLTTVVLNTGDGLKTLDAVASDTGLTATIRPNLDSFREAGLG